One region of Xylanimonas ulmi genomic DNA includes:
- a CDS encoding Gfo/Idh/MocA family protein: MTALRIAIVGYGGSGRGIHARLAREVGLAVTAVVTRDSGRRQQAASDWPGARLHDDLDALVAARAGYDVVVVTSPTALHADHAAHLARAGIPFVLDKPIGVDAHEARAILAEAAATSTPFTVFHNRRWDAEQLTLAAVLARGDLGDVHTFERRWERWRPQPQQRWKENDVIGGGLLLDLGPHLVDSATQLFGRVTSVWAQTRALTTTTEDDVFLVLAHEPGGGLARSARGVVSRLWAGSVVGAPGPRTRALGSAGAYVVTSYEQDASPFEVFDADAPAGAEGWLTRGRERTPVPRAAGGHADFYRALVAWLGEDGEIPVDPADAVRTAEVLDAARVAAREGRTVAL, from the coding sequence ATGACTGCGCTGCGCATCGCGATCGTCGGGTACGGAGGCTCGGGGCGTGGGATCCACGCCCGACTGGCCAGGGAGGTGGGGCTGGCGGTCACGGCCGTCGTCACCCGCGACTCGGGACGGCGCCAGCAGGCCGCCTCCGACTGGCCTGGCGCACGCCTGCACGACGACCTCGACGCGCTGGTCGCCGCGCGCGCCGGCTACGACGTCGTCGTCGTGACCTCGCCGACGGCGCTGCACGCCGACCACGCCGCGCACCTGGCGCGCGCGGGCATCCCCTTCGTGCTCGACAAGCCCATCGGCGTCGACGCGCACGAGGCGCGCGCGATCCTCGCCGAGGCCGCCGCGACCTCGACGCCGTTCACGGTGTTCCACAACCGCCGATGGGACGCCGAGCAGCTCACGCTCGCCGCCGTCCTCGCGCGCGGAGACCTCGGCGACGTGCACACCTTCGAACGGCGCTGGGAGCGGTGGCGACCCCAGCCGCAGCAACGCTGGAAGGAGAACGACGTCATCGGCGGCGGGCTGCTGCTCGACCTCGGGCCGCACCTGGTGGACAGCGCGACCCAACTCTTCGGACGGGTCACCAGCGTCTGGGCTCAGACGCGCGCGCTGACCACCACCACCGAGGACGACGTGTTCCTCGTGCTGGCGCATGAGCCCGGCGGAGGTCTGGCCCGCTCGGCGCGCGGCGTCGTGTCGCGGCTGTGGGCGGGGTCCGTCGTCGGCGCCCCGGGGCCACGCACACGAGCGCTCGGCTCCGCGGGCGCCTATGTGGTGACCTCCTACGAGCAGGACGCCTCGCCGTTCGAGGTGTTCGACGCCGACGCCCCCGCCGGCGCCGAGGGCTGGCTCACGCGTGGACGCGAGCGCACGCCCGTGCCGCGCGCCGCCGGAGGCCACGCCGACTTCTACCGCGCGCTCGTGGCGTGGTTGGGCGAGGACGGCGAGATCCCCGTCGACCCCGCCGACGCCGTGCGCACCGCCGAGGTGCTCGACGCCGCCCGCGTCGCGGCGCGCGAAGGACGCACCGTCGCGCTGTGA